CGGTGAAGGCGTAGCCCTCGCCGGTGAAGAAGTCGCGGCGGTAGAGGCGGTTCCAGACGACGGCGAACATCCGCAGCAGTTCGAGGCGGTCGGCGGGGCGGATCACCTGGTCGCGGATGCCGGCCAGGTACGGGCCGGAGTTGCTGGGCTCGACGGCGCCGTCCACATGGGTGCGGACGTGGTCGAAGAGCAGGACCTCGGGGTCCTCGGCCTCGGCGAGCCGGTCCGCCATGGCCTCCAGGGAGCCGGGGCGGATCGAGTCGTCGCCGTCGATGAAGAGCAGGTAGTCGCCGCGGGCGTGCTCGACGCCGGTGTTCCGGGCGGCGCCGATGCCGCCGTTCTGGGCGCGGTGGACGGCGCGCACCCGCGGGTCGCGCGCGGCGAACTCGTCGATGATGGCGCCGCTGCCGTCGAGGGAGCAGTCGTCGACCGCGATGATCTCGAAATTCCGGTAACTCTGCGTAGTCACCGATTCGAGGCACTCGCGGATGTAGCCCTCGACCCCGTACACCGGGATGATCACGCTGAATCGGGGGGTATCTGCAGCCGGCATGCGTCGTGTCTCCTCAGTCGAACCGCTCAAGCGCAGTATGCAGGAGGCCTTCCGCACCCCGGAAACCGCAGCCACTCGTGTGCGGGGTGAACATCCTCTTCCTTGCGGGTGAGGGACGGCCCAACGACGGGAGAACGCCGGAATTGCGGATCGTCTACCCTGGACAGCTGCGGCGGCCGGGGGCCGCCGCACAGTCATGCAGGCAGATGGACCGGTGAGGAATGTCCCGACCGACCCTGGTGGTCCCCATACGCAACGCGTGCTCCCGCATACCGGGGCGCGCGGAAACGGTCCTGCGTTCTTCTGTGTCTCTGGTCACGGCTCCCCGCGTCACGGTGCGGCAGGTCCGCTTCCTTTCGGGGCGGTCCGGAGGGCGGCAGCTAAGCTGCGGACCGGGTACCGGGACAAGTACTGCAGTTCGACGGCGGGCGTGCGGCCCAGCACGTCGCCCGGCGGATCCTCCCCGGAGGGTGGAGACACCCCCCGCCGATCCGCCGGAAATCCCCAAGCACGCCACCCCGTCACCCCCTCAGGCGCTCGAGCTCGTCGAGCGGGTCTGAACCAGAAAGGAACGCAGAACTCCATGGCACCCCGGCTCAGCGTCATCGTCCCGATCTACAACGTGGCGGAGTACCTTCCCGCCTGCCTCAACTCGTTGGCCGTGCAGACCTTCCAGGAGCTGGAAGTTCTCATGATCGACGACGGGTCCACCGACGACTCCAACGCCATAGCGGCGGAGTTCGCGGACAAGGACGCCCGGTTCCGGCTGATCCGCAAGGAGAACGCCGGCCTGGGTGCGGCCCGTAACACGGGACTGGACAGCCTGGCGCCGGAGAGCGAGTTCGTGACGTTCGTCGACAGCGACGACATGATCCCGCCGGACGCCTTCCGGCTGATGATCAGCAGTCTGGACGAGACCGGCTCCTCCTTCGCCACGGGCAACGTGGAGCACATCAACTCCACCCGCGTGTGGCAGTCGCCGATGCACCGGTTCCTTTCCCGGGGCGCCGTGAAGCGCACGCACGTCCGGAAGAACCGGAACCTCCTGACGGACCGCCTCGCCTGCAACAAGCTCTTCCGGCGTGACTTCTGGGAGCAGCACGGCCTGCGCTTCCCCGAGGGCGTGCTGTACGAGGACACCCCGGTCATCGTGCCGGCCCAGTTCCTCGCCGAGTCCGTCGACATCATCAGCGACGCCACGTACTACTGGCGTCTGCGCGACGGCGAGGCGAACCCCTCGATCACCCAGCGCCGTAACGAGCCCAAGGCCGCCCGGGACCGGGCCACCGGCTGCGAGCACGTCAGCCGGTTCTTCGCCGAGCAGAACGACCCCGCCGCCGACGCGCTGAAGCTCGCGTACGACAAGACCGTCCTCACCGGCGACCTGCGCATCTTCCTCAACGTGATGCCCGACGGCGACGAGGAGTACCGCGCAGAGTTCATGCGCGTGGCGAACAAGTTCCTCGACCAGATCGACGTCAAGCTGATCAACACGCTGCCCACGGCGCTGCGCGTCAAGTGGCTGCTGGTCCGCAAGCACGCCGCGAACGAGCTGGTCGACTTCATCGAGGCGGAGCGGCTCGGCGAGCCGGTCGGGCTCGACGGCGTTGTCCGCAAGTACGCCCGGTACTCCGCGCTGGAAGCCCGCGGCGACCTGGTGCCCAAGAAGCTCCTGCGCGTCGACAAGGACCTCCAGCTGCGCTCCCCGCTGGACGACCTGACGTGGGAGAACGGCAAGCTGAAGCTGTCCGGCCACGCCTGGATCGACCGCGTCGACCAGACGGGCAAGCGCAGCGTCGTCAAGCTCCTCCAGCTGAAGAAGGACGGCACCCAGCGCCGCGTCCTCGTCCCGCTGGGCAACATCTTCGCCCCCGAGGCCACCACCGCCTCCGGGCACAAGGGCCGCGGCCACAGCTTCGACTGGGCCGGCTGGGAGACGACCATCGACCCGGCCCGGTTCCGCAAGGGCGGCAAGTGGCAGGAGGGCCTCTGGCACGTGGGCATGCGCGTCATGTCCGGCGGCCTCGTGCGCTCCCGCTCCGTGCACTCGTACGGCACGGACCGCCTGACCTACCCGCCCTACCAGTGGCTCGACGACGACTTCCGGATCGTCCCGGAGATCCGGCGCGCGGCGCTCAAGCTGCGCATCGAGAAGGTGCCGGTCGTCGTCACCGGCTTCAAGCCCGAGGGCGACGAGATCGTCGTCGACGGCGTGTTCCGTGAGACCTTCGCCATGGGCACCGAGATCATCCTCCGCGTCGCCAACCAGAACAGCGGCGAGGTGCTCACCTACCCGGCGGAGGTCCTCGACGTCACCGGCGGGCACACGCGGCTGCGCCTCCGCGTGCCCCTGGGCGACATAGCCCTGCTGCCGGAGCACCAGGACAGCGCCGAGGCCGCCTCCGGCGGTGGCGCCGACGCCGCGAAGACGATGCGCCGCAACTGGAGCACCCAGATACGCGTCACGGAGCCCGGCCAGAAGCAGCGCTCCGTCAAGGTCGTCGTCAAGGACGGCGTCCCGGACCTCCAGGTCCGCCTGCCCGCCGAGTTCGGCGGCGAGGAAGCCATGCAGAACGAGGTGGCGGTTCTCTCCGGAGCCAACGGCTACCTGAAGTTCTCCGGCCGCCCGCTGCGCGCCAGGATCACCGGCATCGCCTTCGCCGACGGGACGTTCCTCGTCCGCGGCGCCGCACCCGTGGAGCTGTCGGACCACCGCCTCGTCATCAGCGCCAAGGGCCGCTTCGACGAGCGCACGGTCCCGCTGAACGTCCTGCCGGACGGCACCTTCGAGGCCTCCTTCCGCCCCTCCACGATGACGGGCACCAACAGCCGGCTGCCGCTCAAGGCCGGCCGCTGGGTGCTCCGCCTGGAGACCCCCGACGAGGAGCAGTCCCTGCCGCTCGTCGTGGACCGGCTCGCCGTGTCGCAGTTCCCGCTGGAGGGCTCGCACAACGGCCGCGACTACCGGATGGAGGTGCACTGGCAGGACCACCCCCAGCTCAACTGCCTGCCCGACCTCACGGACATGGAGCGGGGCGCCAACCGCCAGTACCAGCTGCGTCACGAGGTCTACGAGCGCGGCCGCGAGCTGCCGCTGCGCGACGAGGTCCTGTACATCAGCTACAACGGCAAGCAGTTCTCGGACAGCCCCCGCGCGGTCCACGAGGAACTGCTCCGCCGCGGCTCGGACCTGAAGCACCGGTGGCTGGTCCGCGACGGCCAGGTCGAGCTCCCCGACACGCTCGAGCCGGTCCGCTTCCAGGGCACCGACTGGTACGACGCCCTGGCGCGCTCGCGCTACATCATCACCAACGCCCACCTCCCGCACTGGATCAAGCGGCGGCCGGGACAGGTGATCGTGCAGGCCTGGCACGGCACCATGCTGAAGAAGATCGGCCTGGACATCGAGGCGCCCAAGTTCGACCCGAACTACCACGAGCGCCTGGTCCAGGAAGCGGCGAGCTGGAACATCCTCGTCTCGTCCAACCGCTTCAGCACGCCCATCCTGAAGAGGGCCATGGGCTACAACGGCCTGATCGCCGAGACGGGCTACCCGCGCAACGACTACCTGTACGCCGAGGACCGCGACGAGCGGGCCAAGGAGGTCAAGGCGCGCCTCGGGCTCCCCGAGGGCAAGACGGTCGTGCTGTACGCGCCGACCTGGCGCGACGACCTGTCCCACGCCCGCGGCCAGTTCAAGTTCGACCTCCGCGTCGACCTCGAAGACGCCCGCCGCCGCCTCGGGGACGACCACGTCTTCCTCATCCGGCGCCACTCCAACATCGTGGACAGCATCCCGGGCGCCGGTAACGGCTTCGTCTTCGACGTCTCCGAGTACCCGGACATCGCGGACCTCTACCTGGCCGCCGACATCATGATCACGGACTACTCCTCGGTCATGTTCGACTACGCGCACCTGCGTCGTCCGATGCTGTTCTTCACGTACGACCTGGAGCACTACCGCGACCGGCTCCGCGGCTTCTACTTCGACTTCGAGGAGGACGCACCGGGCCCGCTGGTCGAGACCTCGGACGACCTGCTCACGGCCATCCGGGAGATCGACGAGGTGAAGGTCGCGTACCAGGAGAAGTACGACGAGTTCCACCACCAGTTCTGCGACCTCGACGACGGTCACGCGGCCGAGCGTCTCGCCGACCTGATGTTCAAGACGGCCGAGGACGGCGCGCCGCTGTAGGCGGTGCCCCCGGGCGTACGGAAGAGCCCCGGCCCGCAGGTCTCCCTGCGGGCCGGGGCTCCGTCGTGCGCGGGCCGGGACCGGCAGGGCCCGTCAGGCCCCACCGCTCGCCGGTCACTTCTTGTCGATGATCTTCAGTGAGAGCTGGCCGTTGCTGGAGAAGTACGGGCGCAGCTCGTGGTTGACCGGGGCGCCGGGGACGGAGGCCAGACGGTTGCGCCAGACGCTCTTCGACTTGGTGTCCGCGGCGGCCGCGACCGGGGCGCCGGAGCTCTTCACCACCGGGTACGGGTAGGTGAAGACGTCCATCGGGGTGAGCACGTCGGTGGCCAGCTTGCAGACGCGGATCCGGGCGGAGTTCTTGTCCGGCAGCAGCCAGAGGTCCCAGACGTCCTCGGCGCCGGCCTGGTGGAGGCGGGCCGCGGCGGCGTTGTCCAGGGTGGCCGTGAAGCGTCCGTCGGCGCCGGCCTTCACCGGGAAGGTGAAGTTCTTGTCGGCCTCCTTGCGGTGGACGGCCTCGATCACGCTGCTCTTGCCGGGCTCGACGCCCCAGGCCGCGGCGTCGATGACGATCGAGGTGGCGCCGGCGTGCAGGGCCGCGACCTCGACGTGCTGGGCGCGCACCCGGCTCTGCACCCGCAGGGTGCCGTCCGTGTGGGCGTACGGCAGCAGCACGGACAGGGCGGGGCCCTCGGTGCGGGGCAGCTTCAGCGACAGCATGTGGAGGGTGTCGCAGCCGGCCGACCGCAGCGGCAGGTCGAAGCCGGCGGCGCGGACCGCCAGCTCCCAGTCGCCCTCGACGAGCTTGCCGACCGCGGGGACCAGTGCCTCGTCGCCGACGAAGGGGACGACGACCTCGTCGGCCTTCTTGCGGATGTCCTTGCAGACCAACTCGGCGCCGCTGTCGGCGGACAGCCCGTCGACCAGCACCCGGACGTCGCCCTGCGGGTTGACCACGGCGGCGGCCGTGCGGGGGATGCCCCGGCGGGCCCGCATGGTCTCCACGAGCCGCTCGAAGCGGGCGACGGTCTCGGCCTCCTGGAAGCGGACCACGTTCGTCACCGCGGCGGCCGCCATCTTCCGGCGCAGGTCCTCGTCGGAGATCAGCTTCTCGATGTGCTCGGCGAGCGCCACCTTGTCGCCGAGCGGCACGACGTAGCCGTCCTCGCCCTGCGTGATGATGTTGCGCGGGCCGTGCGGGGCGTCGTAGCAGACCGCCGGCAGGCCGGCCGCCATCGCCTCGACGGTGACGTTGCCGAAGGCCTCCAGGTGGGAGGGGAGGACGAACACGGACGCCTTGGCGAACTCCGGGGTGACCGGGGTGGCCGGGCCCATCAGGAAGATCTGGTTGTTGCTGTCCGTGTCGTTGATCTTCTTGCGCAGGTTGGCGCGCTCGGGGCCGGAGCCGTAGATCCGCAGGCTCCAGTCCGGGTGGCGCGGCGCCACGGTGGAGAAGGCCTCGATGAGGTCGCCGAAGCCCTTGTGGGTCTTGAGCAGACCGGCGGTGACCACGATCTTGTTGTCACCGGTGGACATCTGGCCCTCGTGGGCCGGGATGCAGTTGGGCATCGGGGAGAGCAGGTGGCTCACCGCGGGCACGACCCCGGCGATGGTCCGGCACTCGTCCGGCGTCGGCGCGGTGATCGCGTCCATCTTCGGGTACGCGTCCTTGAAGAGGGCGTCCCGGATGTGCGGGCCGTACCGCGCGGGCCGCGAGTGCTCCATCGCGACCTTCAGGAAGTCGCCGTCCGCATAGGCCAGCATGATCGTGATCTTGGGGTTGTTGCTGACCACGATGTCGGCGTCGGTCGTGGCCAGGTACTCCATCAGCCGCTTCTCGGCGAGACGGCTGACCCACGGCTTCTTGTCCGTCGGCTCGTTCGGGTAGATGTGCGGGAAGACCTCGATCATCGGGTCGTCACCGTCATACGTGTGCGAGTGCTTCCGCATGTCGGTGAGGGCGAGGGTCTTCACCCGCGGGTCGAGCGGGAAGTACGCCTGGTCGAGGTTGCGACGGAGGGAGACCAGCTCGACCTCGTGGTGGTCCGCCAGCGCCTTGGCCAGGTTGTGGATGGCACTGACCACGCCGCCGATATGACAGCGGTCGACCAGAAGGAAGGATATTTTCATACCGAGCCTCAACGTGTCCTGGGGTAGGTGGGGGGATGCGCAAGGTGTGTGTGGGGGGACGGGCGTAGGGACCTAGGCTAATGGGCCACTCCTGGAGGCGGTGCCGAACAGTCCGGATCCGGCGGCCGGGGATGAACCGTGAACGGACCTTTCGCGTCTCCCGTCACATGTACCCGGAGAAAGCGGCCCCCCGGCCGGAACCCGAAGGCTGTCTGACGGCGGCCATCAGGATTCCCGTACGGATCGTCGTGCTTGTCGTCGTCGTCCCCGTCCGCCTCGTATGGGACGCGCTCGTCCTGTGCGGCGGTTTCCTGGGCCGGGTACTGCTGCGCCCGCTGGGCCGCGCGTACGACTGGTTCCACACGCACGTGCTCGCCCCCGTGGGCCGTGCCGTCGCCCGGATGGCCGAGGCCGTCGCCACGGCGACGTGGTGGCTGTGCAAAGCGGTCTTCTACTGGCCCTGGCTGGGCCTGTGGCGCTACGTCGTCGTGCCGCTCGCCGTCCACCTGATCGCCCGTCCGCTGGCCTGGCTGTACCGGGCCGTCCTCACGCCGCTCGGGCACGGCCTGGCCCGCGCGTCGGCCTGGGTGTACGCACGGCTGCTCGCGCCCCTCGGGCGCGGTACCGGGCTGGTGCTGTGGGCGGTGCTCGTCTGGCCGTGGACGGCCCTGTGGCGGTACGTGGCCGTGCCGCTCGCCTCGGGGACGTACCGCTACGTCCTCACCCCGCTCGGCCATGCCCTCACCTGGCTCGGCCGCGGTCTCGCCTGGGTCGGCAGGGGCCTCGCCGCCGGCCTGATGTGGCTCGGGAAGATCCTCGTCGTCCTCCCCGCCGTCTTCCTCTACCGCTGGGTGCTCACCCCCGTCGGACGTGTCCTCGCGCTGATCGGCCGCGAGATCGCCGACGCCCTCGTGGTCGCCTGGCGCGTGGCCGGGTACATCTCGCTCGCGGTCGGCCGCGCCCTGAAGTGGCTCGCGTGGAACCTGGTCGGCCTGCCCGTGAGCTGGTTCTACCGGAACGTGTGCACCCCGGTCGGCCACGTCGTGCGCGACGCCGTGTGGCGCCCCGCCAGGAAGGCCGCCGTGGAGACCGGCCGGGCCGTCCGCGGGGCTCTCGCCTCGGCGCGCGAGACCGTGCGCCGGGCGCGCCGCGACGCGTGGCACGCGCTGGTCGGCGGGGAGCGGCAGCCGGAGCCTGTGAACGCCATACGGGGTCAGGCGCGTAACCTGGGAGGTGCTGCACCACAACAGACCGTTCCCGGCGTGGTGGCCGAGCCCGAGATCTCCCTGCACAAGCGGGGGTGAGCCGGCCGGCCCCGAGGGAACCCCCGTACACCCGAGGGCGGCGCGTCACCCGCGCCCGCCCCGCACCGAGGAGAAGAACCACTGGGCAAGCGACAGCCCGAAGGCCCGCCGCCCGCACCGGCGGTGCAGCGCATCCGACTGCGCTACACCAAGCGCGGCCGCCTCCGGTTCACCAGCCATCGTGACTTCCAGCGCGCCTTCGAGCGTGCGCTGCGCCGCGCCGAGGTGCCCATGGCGTACTCGGCGGGGTTCACCCCGCACCCCAAGGTGTCGTACGCCAACGCCGCCCCGACCGGTACGGGCTCCGAGGCCGAGTACCTGGAGATCGCGCTCACCCAGACGCGCGACCCCGAGATGCTGCGGGCCCTGCTCGACGAGTCCCTTCCCACGGGCCTCGACATCACCGACGCCGTCGAGGCCCGGACCTCGGGTCTCGCCGACCGCCTCACCGCCTCCGTGTGGGAGCTGCGGCTCGAAGGCGTCACCGTCGAGGACGCACAGAAGGCCGCCGACGCGTTTCTCGCGGCCGAGACCGTGGAAGTACAGCGCAAGACCAAGAACGGCATCCGCACCTTCGACGCCCGCTCCGCGGTCACCGAGCTGACGGTTTCCTCCGCCCAGGGCGATCCCCAGGGTGAGAGGACGCCGGACAGCGCCTGTGCGATACTGCGGCTGGTTGTTCGGCACGTGACACCTGCCGTACGACCCGACGACGTCCTGTCCGGTCTCCGAGCTGTGGCCGACCTGGCGCCGCCGGTCCCCGCTGCGGTGACCAGGCTGGCGCAGGGGCTCTTCGACGAGGAGTCCGGCACGGTGACCGACCCGCTCGCGCCCGACCGCGAGGCAGTCACGGCCGCTTCATCCACGGCCGCCGCGACCGCCTCAGCGACGGCGCCGGGTGCGGGTACCGCGTAGGGAGCGGTCGTTGTAGCGCCGCCCTGGTACTCGGGAGCCACCTGGGTCGGGCAGCGCACAGACCAGGAGACTTTCGCCAGGCCGTACGCACAGGGCGTACGGAACCGGCGAGCCAGACATCAGCTCCCGTGCGGCGCCCGCGCCCCGGACGGCGGCACCGCGCCACAGGCGTGATCGTGCCGCCGGACCGGAACCAGGCGCGGCGCCCGGGAGCGTGACGGGAGAACCGCCCGCATGCTCGAGTCCAACGAAGACACCAATGCCCCCGGTGACAAGCTGCCGCCGCGCCGTCGGCGCCGCGCCGCTTCCCGCCCCGCCGGTCCGCCGGTGACGGCGGGCACCGAGGCCGCCGAGACCACGGCTACCGCCGAGACCCCGGCCGTGGAGGCCGCGCCGGTCGAGGCCGAGGCCGCCCCCGCGCCGCGCACCCGCCGCCGCGCCACCCGCAAGGCCACCGCACCGGCCGTGGAGACGGTCGAGGTCGGCGCCCCCCTCGCGGAGACCGCCGCGGTCGAGACCGCGCCGGTCGCCGAGACCGCCGCCGCTCCGGCCGACGAGGCCGCTCCGGCGCGTCCGGCGCGCCGTCGTGCCACCCGCAAGGCCACCGCGCCCGTGACGTCCACGGCCGCTGTCGAGGAGCCCGCGGTCGAGGCCGCGCCGGTCGCCGAGGCCGCCGCCGCCCCGGTCGTCGAGGCCGCCGAGGCCGCGCCGCGTACCCGCCGTCGTGCCACCCGCAAGGCCACCGCGCCCGTGACGTCCACGGCCGCTGTCGAGGAGCCCGCGGTCGAGGCCGCGCCGGTCGCCGAGGCCGCCGCCGCCCCGGCCGACGAGGCCGCCGCGCCCGCCCCGCGTACCCGCCGTCGCGCCACCCGCCGGGTCACCTCGCCCGAGGCGACCCCCGAGGCGGCTCCCGAGCCCGCCGCCACCGGCGAGTCGCTGCCGCAGGCCGCCGTCGCGCAGATCGCCGCCGACGAGGCCGAGGTCGCCGCCGCCGAGACCGCCGCCACCCGGGGTCGCGGCCGCCGCCGCGCCACCTCGCCGCAGTTCACCTCCGAGCCCGTCACGAAGCCGGAGACGTCCCGCGCCCGCCGCGCCGAGCGTCCCGCCGTCGCCGTCTTCCAGGCCCCGGTCTTCTCCGAGCCGATGTTCCAGACCCCGGAGACGGCCGCCATGGCAGCCGCCGAGGTCGTGGAGCCGGAGGAGCTGGAGGAGGACGAGCTCGACGAGACTGTCGAGGCCGTCGAGGCCGAGGCCGTCGAGACGGCCGGCCCCATCGAGATCCCGGAGGCCACGGAGCGGGCCGAGGCCGGCTCCCGCCGTCGCCGTCGCCGCCGCGGCGAGCCCGTCGCCGTCGAGCCCGTCCCCGCCACCGTCGCCGACGAGCCCGAGGTCGAGGCCGCCGCCGACGAGCTCGACGAGACCGAGGAGTCCGAGGAGACGGACGAGTACGGGGACCGCCCGTCCCGCCGCCGCCGCCGTGGCGGCCGTCGCCGTCGCCGCGGTGAGCTCACCGAGGTCGAGGAGTCCGAGGAGTCCGACGAGCTCCGCGCCGAGGACGACACCGAGGCCGAGGAGGGCGAGGAGGAGCAGGACGACGCCGAGGCGTACGCCGGCGGCTCCAGCAGCTCCCGCCGCCGTCGCCGCCGTCGCCGTCGCAGCGGGGACGCCTCCGCCGACGCCGAGGGCACCGACGAGGAAGGCGTCCGTACGGTCGTCAAGGTCCGCGAGCCCCGCCCGGCCCGCGAGAAGGCCGAGGCCGGCACGAGCGTCGACGAGGTCCAGTCCATCAAGGGCTCGAC
The sequence above is a segment of the Streptomyces sp. NBC_01255 genome. Coding sequences within it:
- a CDS encoding bifunctional glycosyltransferase/CDP-glycerol:glycerophosphate glycerophosphotransferase, producing the protein MAPRLSVIVPIYNVAEYLPACLNSLAVQTFQELEVLMIDDGSTDDSNAIAAEFADKDARFRLIRKENAGLGAARNTGLDSLAPESEFVTFVDSDDMIPPDAFRLMISSLDETGSSFATGNVEHINSTRVWQSPMHRFLSRGAVKRTHVRKNRNLLTDRLACNKLFRRDFWEQHGLRFPEGVLYEDTPVIVPAQFLAESVDIISDATYYWRLRDGEANPSITQRRNEPKAARDRATGCEHVSRFFAEQNDPAADALKLAYDKTVLTGDLRIFLNVMPDGDEEYRAEFMRVANKFLDQIDVKLINTLPTALRVKWLLVRKHAANELVDFIEAERLGEPVGLDGVVRKYARYSALEARGDLVPKKLLRVDKDLQLRSPLDDLTWENGKLKLSGHAWIDRVDQTGKRSVVKLLQLKKDGTQRRVLVPLGNIFAPEATTASGHKGRGHSFDWAGWETTIDPARFRKGGKWQEGLWHVGMRVMSGGLVRSRSVHSYGTDRLTYPPYQWLDDDFRIVPEIRRAALKLRIEKVPVVVTGFKPEGDEIVVDGVFRETFAMGTEIILRVANQNSGEVLTYPAEVLDVTGGHTRLRLRVPLGDIALLPEHQDSAEAASGGGADAAKTMRRNWSTQIRVTEPGQKQRSVKVVVKDGVPDLQVRLPAEFGGEEAMQNEVAVLSGANGYLKFSGRPLRARITGIAFADGTFLVRGAAPVELSDHRLVISAKGRFDERTVPLNVLPDGTFEASFRPSTMTGTNSRLPLKAGRWVLRLETPDEEQSLPLVVDRLAVSQFPLEGSHNGRDYRMEVHWQDHPQLNCLPDLTDMERGANRQYQLRHEVYERGRELPLRDEVLYISYNGKQFSDSPRAVHEELLRRGSDLKHRWLVRDGQVELPDTLEPVRFQGTDWYDALARSRYIITNAHLPHWIKRRPGQVIVQAWHGTMLKKIGLDIEAPKFDPNYHERLVQEAASWNILVSSNRFSTPILKRAMGYNGLIAETGYPRNDYLYAEDRDERAKEVKARLGLPEGKTVVLYAPTWRDDLSHARGQFKFDLRVDLEDARRRLGDDHVFLIRRHSNIVDSIPGAGNGFVFDVSEYPDIADLYLAADIMITDYSSVMFDYAHLRRPMLFFTYDLEHYRDRLRGFYFDFEEDAPGPLVETSDDLLTAIREIDEVKVAYQEKYDEFHHQFCDLDDGHAAERLADLMFKTAEDGAPL
- a CDS encoding glycosyltransferase encodes the protein MVSAIHNLAKALADHHEVELVSLRRNLDQAYFPLDPRVKTLALTDMRKHSHTYDGDDPMIEVFPHIYPNEPTDKKPWVSRLAEKRLMEYLATTDADIVVSNNPKITIMLAYADGDFLKVAMEHSRPARYGPHIRDALFKDAYPKMDAITAPTPDECRTIAGVVPAVSHLLSPMPNCIPAHEGQMSTGDNKIVVTAGLLKTHKGFGDLIEAFSTVAPRHPDWSLRIYGSGPERANLRKKINDTDSNNQIFLMGPATPVTPEFAKASVFVLPSHLEAFGNVTVEAMAAGLPAVCYDAPHGPRNIITQGEDGYVVPLGDKVALAEHIEKLISDEDLRRKMAAAAVTNVVRFQEAETVARFERLVETMRARRGIPRTAAAVVNPQGDVRVLVDGLSADSGAELVCKDIRKKADEVVVPFVGDEALVPAVGKLVEGDWELAVRAAGFDLPLRSAGCDTLHMLSLKLPRTEGPALSVLLPYAHTDGTLRVQSRVRAQHVEVAALHAGATSIVIDAAAWGVEPGKSSVIEAVHRKEADKNFTFPVKAGADGRFTATLDNAAAARLHQAGAEDVWDLWLLPDKNSARIRVCKLATDVLTPMDVFTYPYPVVKSSGAPVAAAADTKSKSVWRNRLASVPGAPVNHELRPYFSSNGQLSLKIIDKK
- a CDS encoding TIGR03936 family radical SAM-associated protein; amino-acid sequence: MQRIRLRYTKRGRLRFTSHRDFQRAFERALRRAEVPMAYSAGFTPHPKVSYANAAPTGTGSEAEYLEIALTQTRDPEMLRALLDESLPTGLDITDAVEARTSGLADRLTASVWELRLEGVTVEDAQKAADAFLAAETVEVQRKTKNGIRTFDARSAVTELTVSSAQGDPQGERTPDSACAILRLVVRHVTPAVRPDDVLSGLRAVADLAPPVPAAVTRLAQGLFDEESGTVTDPLAPDREAVTAASSTAAATASATAPGAGTA